Proteins encoded together in one Cyanobium sp. WAJ14-Wanaka window:
- a CDS encoding DUF3082 domain-containing protein, with protein sequence MADMNTDQNPPAPQEAGPPRKGPLSFLSGSITAALLGWLCLGLSQRVVAHYALHPPVFAAAFAQSIATAIKTLAVGMCFLATFSFGFIAIGLFLVFIRSLLPIKAEESA encoded by the coding sequence ATGGCAGATATGAATACTGATCAAAACCCACCTGCCCCCCAGGAGGCTGGGCCGCCCCGCAAGGGGCCCCTCAGTTTTCTTTCCGGCTCGATCACGGCAGCTTTGCTGGGCTGGCTTTGTCTGGGGTTGAGCCAGCGGGTTGTGGCCCATTACGCCCTGCATCCGCCGGTTTTTGCGGCCGCCTTCGCCCAAAGCATTGCCACTGCCATCAAAACCCTGGCTGTGGGCATGTGTTTCCTTGCCACCTTTAGTTTTGGCTTCATCGCCATCGGCCTGTTTTTAGTCTTCATCCGCAGCCTGTTGCCGATTAAGGCCGAAGAATCGGCCTAG
- the rsmA gene encoding 16S rRNA (adenine(1518)-N(6)/adenine(1519)-N(6))-dimethyltransferase RsmA has protein sequence MGFAAHRARKRFGQHWLVDQGVLRAIVAAAQLGAGDRVLEVGPGRGALTEKLLESPAAAVAAVELDRDLVVGLSGRFGGEPRFSLTEGDVLAVPLPQATKVVANIPYNITGPLLERLVGRLDRPVERPYQRLVLLVQQEVGERIRCMPGSSNYSALSVRMQLLGHCQSICPVPPRCFQPPPKVMSEVIAIDPLPADQRLAPALARTVEQLLKRCFLARRKMLRNTLAGLQPEARLEALVSEAGVSLQQRPQELTPSQWVALAAGLNHSTSDLG, from the coding sequence ATGGGCTTTGCCGCACACCGCGCCCGCAAACGTTTCGGCCAGCACTGGTTGGTGGATCAAGGTGTGCTCAGGGCGATTGTGGCTGCTGCCCAGCTAGGTGCTGGGGATCGGGTTTTAGAGGTGGGGCCTGGCAGGGGCGCCCTCACGGAAAAACTGCTGGAATCCCCGGCTGCTGCGGTGGCGGCGGTGGAGCTGGACCGGGATCTCGTGGTCGGCCTGAGCGGGCGATTTGGGGGGGAGCCCCGCTTCAGCCTTACGGAGGGCGACGTGTTGGCGGTGCCGCTGCCGCAGGCCACCAAGGTGGTGGCCAACATCCCGTACAACATCACTGGCCCCCTATTGGAGCGGCTGGTGGGTCGGTTGGATCGACCCGTGGAGCGGCCCTATCAAAGGCTGGTGCTGCTGGTCCAACAGGAGGTGGGGGAGCGAATTCGCTGCATGCCGGGCAGCAGCAACTATTCAGCCCTGAGTGTGCGGATGCAATTGCTGGGCCATTGCCAGAGCATCTGCCCCGTGCCGCCTCGCTGCTTTCAGCCACCCCCCAAGGTGATGTCAGAGGTGATTGCCATCGATCCCCTACCGGCTGATCAACGGCTGGCCCCAGCACTAGCTCGCACCGTCGAACAACTGCTTAAGCGCTGCTTCCTGGCCCGTCGCAAGATGCTGCGCAATACCCTCGCGGGCCTTCAGCCAGAAGCCCGGCTGGAGGCCCTGGTATCTGAAGCTGGTGTAAGCCTGCAGCAACGGCCCCAGGAGCTGACCCCCTCCCAGTGGGTGGCCCTGGCGGCCGGCTTGAATCACAGCACTTCCGACCTGGGATAG
- a CDS encoding YraN family protein — translation MALPPKIGGGWAEQRALGLLRQNGWQMLDRNWHCRWGEIDLLLHKAGRLLLVEVKGRSSSGRDGWGLAAINVLKRKRLERAFSCWLAEHPHWQHSTLELVVALVPLPPVRRPVRWIRWGH, via the coding sequence ATGGCCTTGCCCCCAAAAATTGGCGGTGGTTGGGCCGAGCAGCGGGCCCTGGGGCTCCTGCGTCAAAACGGCTGGCAAATGCTCGATCGCAACTGGCACTGCCGCTGGGGGGAAATCGACCTACTGCTCCATAAGGCTGGTCGGTTGCTTTTGGTGGAGGTGAAGGGTCGCAGCAGCAGTGGCCGAGATGGCTGGGGATTGGCTGCCATCAATGTTCTCAAGCGCAAGCGCCTGGAGAGGGCCTTTAGTTGTTGGCTGGCGGAGCATCCCCACTGGCAACACAGCACCCTGGAACTGGTGGTGGCCCTGGTGCCCCTTCCACCGGTAAGAAGGCCAGTGCGTTGGATCCGCTGGGGACATTAG
- the ispE gene encoding 4-(cytidine 5'-diphospho)-2-C-methyl-D-erythritol kinase — MAQLTVSSPAKINLHLEVLGQRSDGFHELAMVMQTIDLADTLRFKTTADGQIQLECSRPDLPTDASNLVVRAGELLRARSGFPELGAHIQLDKRIPIGAGLAGGSSNGAAALLGLNRLWGLGFEAPELTAMAAELGSDMPFCMAGGTQLCFGRGELLEPVLPAAADTLAVLLIKQPEAHVSTPWAYGRSRELRGDFYLSEEQEFAQRRDALRQNPLLAQLAEGRCPPRLRNDLQQLVEPEVESVRGALALLAQLSNGSQTANPQLSSPLTVAMSGSGPSCFALFADLGQATAAHGLLANALETAGFEAWCCSFNPVGVSLI; from the coding sequence ATGGCCCAGCTGACGGTTTCTTCCCCCGCCAAAATCAACCTCCATCTCGAGGTGTTGGGCCAGCGCAGCGATGGCTTCCACGAGTTGGCGATGGTCATGCAGACCATTGATTTGGCCGACACCCTCAGGTTCAAAACCACGGCGGACGGCCAGATCCAGTTGGAGTGCAGCCGCCCTGACCTGCCCACCGATGCCAGCAACCTGGTTGTGCGGGCGGGGGAGTTGCTAAGGGCCCGCTCTGGTTTCCCCGAACTGGGCGCCCATATTCAGCTGGATAAACGCATTCCGATCGGTGCTGGCCTGGCCGGGGGGTCGAGCAATGGGGCGGCCGCCCTGCTCGGCCTGAATCGGCTCTGGGGCCTGGGATTTGAGGCTCCAGAGCTGACGGCCATGGCCGCAGAACTTGGCTCAGACATGCCCTTTTGCATGGCAGGCGGCACTCAGCTTTGTTTTGGCCGGGGTGAATTGCTTGAGCCCGTGCTGCCTGCTGCCGCAGACACCTTGGCCGTGCTGTTGATCAAGCAGCCCGAGGCCCACGTCAGTACCCCCTGGGCCTACGGCCGCAGCAGGGAGCTGCGCGGCGACTTCTACCTGAGCGAAGAGCAGGAATTTGCCCAGCGCCGCGATGCCCTGCGCCAGAACCCCCTACTGGCCCAATTGGCCGAGGGGCGCTGCCCCCCCAGGCTGCGAAATGATTTGCAGCAACTGGTGGAGCCGGAGGTGGAGAGTGTCCGCGGTGCCCTGGCGTTGTTGGCCCAGCTATCTAATGGCTCCCAAACAGCAAACCCCCAGCTTTCCTCACCCCTGACCGTGGCGATGAGCGGTTCGGGGCCGAGTTGTTTTGCCCTCTTTGCTGACCTGGGCCAGGCGACGGCCGCCCACGGCCTCTTGGCGAATGCCCTTGAGACGGCAGGATTTGAGGCCTGGTGCTGCTCTTTTAACCCGGTGGGTGTCAGCCTGATCTGA